Proteins co-encoded in one Juglans regia cultivar Chandler chromosome 16, Walnut 2.0, whole genome shotgun sequence genomic window:
- the LOC108981485 gene encoding probable methyltransferase At1g27930 — translation MKNGRSLSENTLLIAVALAGLIVGAVFVYSFIGSGKNYLLCSQTEGSGIRAVSGYSPTDIQLRAILHYATSRIVPQQSLGEVTVSFDVLKSRAPCNFLVFGLGHDSLMWTSLNPRGTTIFLEEDPKWVQTVLKDAPDLRAHTVPYRTQLSQADELLSSYRSQSLCSPSKAFLRGNTRCRLALDNLPEEVYEKEWDLIMIDAPRGYFAEAPGRMAAIFSAAVMARNRKGSGPTHVFLHDVDRKVEKMYAEEFLCRKNLVKAVGRLWHFEIPPASNVSDGGSTGAPFC, via the coding sequence ATGAAGAATGGCCGTTCACTTTCCGAGAACACGTTGTTAATCGCAGTGGCTTTGGCCGGTCTAATCGTCGGCGCGGTGTTCGTCTACAGCTTCATCGGATCCGGGAAGAATTACCTGCTGTGCTCGCAGACCGAAGGATCCGGCATCCGTGCTGTCTCCGGCTACTCGCCCACGGACATCCAGCTCCGAGCCATCCTCCACTACGCGACCTCGAGGATTGTTCCACAGCAGTCGTTGGGTGAGGTTACCGTCTCCTTTGATGTCCTCAAGTCCCGCGCGCCTTGCAACTTCCTCGTCTTCGGACTCGGTCACGACTCGCTCATGTGGACCTCGCTCAACCCACGCGGCACGACGATATTCCTCGAGGAGGACCCCAAGTGGGTCCAGACCGTTCTCAAGGACGCCCCTGACCTCCGGGCACACACCGTCCCGTACCGCACGCAACTCTCCCAAGCCGACGAACTGCTATCCTCCTACCGCTCTCAATCGCTGTGTTCGCCTTCGAAGGCTTTCCTGCGCGGCAACACTCGGTGCCGGTTAGCGCTGGACAACCTACCGGAAGAAGTGTACGAGAAGGAGTGGGACCTGATCATGATCGACGCGCCGCGAGGGTACTTCGCGGAGGCCCCGGGCCGGATGGCCGCGATTTTCTCGGCGGCTGTTATGGCGAGGAACCGGAAAGGATCCGGTCCAACGCACGTGTTCCTGCACGATGTTGATCGGAAGGTGGAGAAGATGTACGCAGAGGAGTTCCTGTGCAGGAAGAACTTGGTCAAGGCGGTAGGGAGGCTTTGGCACTTCGAAATTCCGCCTGCGTCTAACGTGAGCGATGGTGGCAGTACTGGTGCTCCATTTTGCTAG